A genomic region of Jeotgalibaca ciconiae contains the following coding sequences:
- a CDS encoding ABC transporter ATP-binding protein yields the protein MRNAPKVVRKPKNFWGTLRRLFKYMSLKKWLLLLAFVLSGVATILQIFTPRVLGNATTIIFNGVIEGVQEGTSRFPIDFSSIYKILTMVAILYIANALLSYVAQFTLVRIVQKTVYDLRQDFKAKMSLVPISYYDTNSNGDIMSRAINDVDNIARQLVQTVNQAIISIVQFFGIFIMMLSISWKLSIVALITVPLSAFIISLIAPRSQRYFSKQQRELGKLNGQIEENFSGHTEIISFNQEEKSIEIFEEQNEKLFKVAFKAQFISGVLMPLMNMVKNLGYVFVAVLGGIEVATGVMPLGDVQAFLTYTNQFSEPMKQLTNILNTIQSIVASTERIFEVLDEEEMEITSTDIPAVQTDDKVTFEHVRFGYDRSADLMTDFNLSVKSGQMVAIVGPTGAGKSTIINLLERFYDVRGGSIKLEGVDTRDMDRDALRDRFAMVLQDTWLFHGTIFENIKYGARKGITDEEVYAAAKMAHADEFIRTLPEGYQTYLNEEASNISQGQRQLLTIARAFIKDPEILILDEATSSVDTRTEILIQNAMRKLLEGRTSFVVAHRLSTIRDADNIIVMNQGDIMETGTHDELMAQKGFYADLYNSQFTEAS from the coding sequence ATGAGAAACGCGCCAAAAGTAGTAAGAAAACCCAAAAACTTTTGGGGAACGTTAAGAAGATTGTTTAAATACATGTCATTAAAAAAATGGCTGCTACTATTAGCTTTTGTTTTATCAGGAGTAGCAACGATTCTGCAAATCTTTACTCCACGTGTTTTAGGGAATGCTACGACAATCATTTTTAATGGGGTAATTGAAGGAGTTCAAGAAGGAACCTCTAGATTTCCAATCGATTTTTCATCTATATATAAAATTTTAACGATGGTTGCAATATTGTATATTGCAAATGCATTACTTTCTTATGTTGCTCAATTTACTCTTGTTCGTATTGTTCAAAAAACGGTTTATGATTTGCGACAGGATTTTAAAGCAAAGATGTCTCTTGTTCCAATTTCTTATTATGATACAAACAGTAATGGAGATATCATGAGTCGCGCAATTAATGATGTTGATAATATTGCTCGTCAATTGGTCCAGACAGTGAATCAGGCCATTATAAGCATTGTGCAGTTCTTCGGAATTTTTATCATGATGCTAAGCATTAGTTGGAAACTTAGTATTGTAGCATTGATTACGGTTCCGTTAAGTGCGTTTATTATTTCGCTTATTGCTCCCCGATCTCAACGTTACTTTAGTAAACAACAACGAGAACTAGGAAAGCTGAATGGACAAATAGAAGAGAATTTTTCAGGTCATACCGAGATCATTAGTTTTAATCAAGAAGAAAAATCTATCGAAATATTTGAAGAACAAAACGAAAAATTATTCAAAGTTGCTTTTAAAGCGCAGTTCATTTCTGGTGTTTTAATGCCATTAATGAATATGGTGAAAAATCTAGGATATGTATTTGTTGCGGTTCTTGGTGGGATTGAAGTAGCAACCGGAGTCATGCCTTTAGGGGATGTGCAAGCATTTCTGACTTACACGAACCAATTCTCGGAACCCATGAAGCAATTAACAAACATTCTAAATACAATTCAATCGATCGTTGCATCAACTGAACGAATTTTCGAAGTTTTAGATGAAGAAGAAATGGAAATTACTTCTACTGATATTCCTGCTGTTCAAACGGATGATAAAGTGACTTTTGAACATGTTCGTTTTGGTTATGATCGTTCTGCTGATTTAATGACTGACTTTAACTTGAGTGTGAAGAGTGGGCAAATGGTTGCGATTGTAGGTCCTACTGGAGCAGGTAAGTCAACGATTATTAATTTATTGGAACGTTTCTATGATGTTCGAGGCGGCAGCATTAAACTAGAAGGTGTAGATACGCGCGATATGGATCGTGATGCATTACGTGATCGCTTCGCAATGGTGCTACAAGATACATGGTTATTCCATGGAACCATCTTTGAGAATATTAAATACGGTGCAAGAAAAGGCATAACGGATGAAGAAGTATATGCAGCAGCGAAAATGGCTCATGCAGACGAGTTCATTCGTACCTTGCCTGAAGGATATCAAACGTACTTGAATGAAGAGGCAAGTAACATTTCTCAAGGGCAGCGGCAGTTACTGACCATTGCCCGTGCATTTATCAAAGATCCAGAAATCTTGATCCTTGATGAAGCAACATCCAGTGTTGATACACGTACGGAAATCTTGATTCAAAATGCGATGCGTAAGTTGTTGGAAGGTCGTACAAGTTTTGTTGTTGCTCATAGATTATCCACTATCCGGGATGCAGACAACATCATTGTCATGAACCAAGGTGACATTATGGAAACAGGAACCCATGATGAACTGATGGCTCAAAAAGGTTTCTATGCTGATTTATACAATAGTCAGTTTACAGAAGCATCTTGA
- a CDS encoding ABC transporter ATP-binding protein, which produces MFELGKRISWKAFLGSVLFIIVQVFAELNLPNMTSNIINNGIATGDISYIWNTGFRMLLLTGITIVAAIIGVHISAKESQRVGLQIRGDIYRKVMYLSKDKVNSIGAASLITRSTNDVEQVQMVFMMFLRMMMFAPIMGIGAAVLSYTQNPELARIFFVSVPILIFLLFIIMRSAIPLFKLIQKKTDRLNLIFREGLTGVRVIRAFNKSTYEEERFAEANEDFMQNNVKAMSIMSLLMPIMTLVLSGTNISIILIGGEYIAIGNMPVGNLVAFINYSAMLLFSFMMMSMILTMVPRAQVSAARINEVLNLESTIQDGDHLFDEAELQNESSQLAFDHVTYYFPNAERPVVDDIDFSMKAGQTLAIIGGTGSGKSTIANLIMRFYDSTSGNVYLNGINVKELNQFNIRERIAYVPQKANLFSGTIRSNMLFGKKDATDDEIWQALKIAQAKDFVEGLELGLESPVEQGGTNFSGGQRQRLCIARAIIKEPDVYVFDDSFSALDFKTDAALRHALKDETEDAIVVIVAQRISTVMDADLIVVLDNGKVVGKGTHESLIKDNETYLEIMNSQFKEGENE; this is translated from the coding sequence ATGTTCGAATTAGGGAAACGGATTTCATGGAAAGCATTTTTGGGTTCCGTATTATTTATTATTGTTCAAGTGTTTGCAGAGTTAAACCTTCCGAATATGACTTCTAATATCATCAATAATGGAATCGCAACGGGTGATATTAGCTATATTTGGAATACTGGATTTCGAATGTTGTTACTGACAGGGATTACCATTGTAGCAGCGATTATTGGAGTACACATTTCTGCAAAAGAATCTCAACGGGTGGGACTTCAAATCCGCGGAGATATTTATCGAAAAGTAATGTATCTGTCAAAAGATAAAGTTAATTCAATTGGAGCAGCATCTTTGATTACTCGATCCACTAATGATGTGGAACAAGTTCAAATGGTATTTATGATGTTCTTGCGTATGATGATGTTTGCACCAATTATGGGTATAGGAGCTGCGGTTCTTTCTTATACTCAAAATCCTGAATTAGCTCGAATTTTCTTTGTATCTGTACCAATCTTAATTTTCTTGTTATTTATTATTATGCGTTCGGCTATTCCTCTATTTAAGTTAATTCAGAAAAAGACAGATCGATTGAATTTGATTTTTCGAGAAGGGTTGACGGGAGTCCGAGTTATTCGCGCTTTTAATAAGAGCACGTACGAAGAAGAGCGCTTTGCGGAAGCCAACGAAGATTTCATGCAAAATAATGTGAAAGCTATGTCTATCATGAGTTTATTGATGCCGATTATGACGCTTGTACTAAGCGGCACAAACATTTCGATTATTTTAATTGGTGGAGAATACATTGCAATCGGAAATATGCCGGTTGGAAATTTAGTTGCATTTATTAATTACTCAGCAATGTTACTGTTTAGTTTTATGATGATGTCAATGATTTTGACGATGGTTCCACGTGCACAAGTTTCTGCAGCTCGTATTAATGAAGTATTAAACCTTGAAAGTACTATTCAAGATGGAGATCATCTGTTTGATGAGGCTGAACTGCAAAATGAAAGTAGCCAACTTGCTTTTGATCATGTGACCTATTATTTTCCAAATGCAGAGAGACCTGTTGTTGATGATATTGATTTTAGTATGAAGGCCGGCCAAACGTTAGCAATTATTGGTGGTACCGGATCAGGTAAGTCCACGATTGCTAATCTAATCATGCGTTTTTACGATTCAACATCAGGAAATGTTTATTTAAATGGAATAAATGTAAAAGAATTAAATCAATTCAATATCCGCGAACGAATTGCTTATGTACCACAAAAAGCAAATCTGTTTTCCGGTACGATTCGTTCCAACATGCTTTTTGGCAAGAAAGATGCTACTGATGACGAAATCTGGCAAGCATTGAAAATAGCACAAGCAAAAGATTTTGTAGAAGGATTAGAATTAGGTCTTGAATCTCCTGTAGAACAAGGTGGAACGAACTTCTCGGGTGGTCAACGCCAACGACTATGTATTGCGCGTGCAATTATTAAAGAACCGGATGTTTATGTTTTTGATGACTCGTTTTCAGCATTAGACTTTAAAACGGACGCAGCTCTACGTCATGCTTTAAAAGATGAAACGGAAGATGCGATTGTGGTTATTGTGGCACAAAGAATTAGTACCGTTATGGATGCTGATTTAATAGTAGTGTTAGACAATGGTAAAGTAGTTGGAAAAGGTACACATGAATCCTTGATAAAAGATAACGAGACTTATCTTGAGATTATGAATTCTCAATTTAAAGAAGGTGAAAATGAATGA
- a CDS encoding TetR/AcrR family transcriptional regulator: MPKKTFFNLPEDKRERLLNAAYVEFSRIPLEEVSINVIIQHSDISRGSFYQYFEDKDDLYFYCLSLLKKDQNEGIINCFKKADGDLFESLKDTFKFLYEYYLNGEYKDFYHHFFVNMSYKRSRNIFEKDSQNDKNQKHMKKFAKILEIVDQSNLNFTSEEELNEFLQYIFQMIHWTLSKVFLQNLSEEEAFRIINSRLSWMENGIRKKENN, encoded by the coding sequence TTGCCAAAGAAAACTTTTTTTAATTTACCAGAAGATAAGCGGGAGCGTTTATTAAATGCTGCGTATGTGGAGTTTTCTAGAATACCATTGGAAGAAGTTTCAATCAATGTGATTATTCAACATTCAGATATTTCACGGGGAAGTTTTTATCAATACTTTGAAGATAAGGACGACTTGTATTTTTACTGCCTTAGTTTATTGAAGAAAGACCAGAACGAGGGAATTATCAATTGCTTCAAAAAGGCAGACGGAGATCTATTCGAAAGTCTGAAAGATACCTTTAAGTTTTTATATGAATATTACTTAAACGGTGAGTATAAAGACTTTTACCATCACTTCTTTGTGAATATGTCTTATAAGAGGAGTCGAAATATATTCGAAAAAGATTCACAAAATGATAAAAATCAAAAACATATGAAAAAATTTGCAAAAATTCTCGAAATAGTTGATCAATCAAATCTTAATTTTACTTCTGAAGAAGAATTGAATGAATTTCTACAATATATTTTTCAAATGATTCATTGGACACTCTCAAAAGTATTCTTACAAAATTTATCTGAAGAAGAAGCTTTTCGAATTATCAACAGTAGATTGTCATGGATGGAGAATGGTATCAGGAAAAAAGAAAACAATTAA